In Scatophagus argus isolate fScaArg1 chromosome 3, fScaArg1.pri, whole genome shotgun sequence, the genomic stretch GCCTTCCACTCGGGTTCCTGCTCTCACGCAACTACCTGAGCTGGTCAAAGGAGCAGCCTCTCAGTCAGGGTAATGAGATTATAATCAGCTGTACGATGCAGACGATTTTCTTTTGcctattttgtcatttctggtCCTCCAGGTTTTCAAttgcttcacttgtttttctcctcttgaGCAGACGTCAGCACCTTTTTTAGTGCCAGCTGCATTCCTGGAGCTGCTGCCATGGCACCTCCTCTGTGCGCTCTGTGCCAAGGCCAGAAGTCCTACATCCGCCAGAGGAATTACCACTGCGAAACGTCCCACAGCGAGCCCTTCTACAGCAACCAAGGAGCCCTCAGGTCAGGCTTGACAAAGTATCcacaaactcaaactcaactTATTTCTCACCTCTGCTTTTGAAGAGGCATACAGTCAAAACAGAGacattcattttcactattGCCTCTTTTGCTCTGTCACAGATGTCTTAGGAGTGGAGCTGGAGATGTTGCATTTGTGGACCATTTAGCTCTTGAAAGTCTTGAAGGTAAATTGCCTCCTAAAGAACCTCAATAATATCTTACTGTTCACTTGTTCtcttagattaaaaaaaacaatctttctTAGGCGCCGTGGCGGCTGAAGGGTCGTAGGTGCTGACCGTGTCCTTGCAACATCTCCGGTTTGAGTGCAGCCAGGGATTTTTGTTGCAAACCATCCCACATATCTCTctattttcacttcctgttagcTCTCTCAGCTCTCTACTGTCTGTctaaaagtacaaaattatgatttggttaaaaaaaacaaaaaggtcaaCCCCCAtcaaaaaaaacatataaactcacaaaaattacaaataagTTTGGGACTGATATTTAGTACATTAACAATCTTGAAAACCAAAAGCTTCCAGATAcaataagcttttttttaagCTGAGTCAGTTTTAGAGAGTTGTAGTTTGTACTGAGCAtctaaatcaaaaaaataatatcCAGGTTAAAACAGCATGTGGTGTCAGTGAAGGAGGAAGGTTTATAGAATTCAAGTGGAAAATCTCCTTTTTTGGGGCGAATTGTAGCATCTGCTTTTCttattctgtttgtcctctcagACAGCGATAGAGACGAGTTCAGGTTACTGTGCACAGACGGCACACAAGCTCCTCTCAGCCACTACAGAAACTGTAATCTGGGACGTGGTCCAGGAGGCGGCATGGTCACCAGATTTAACTTTCGCAAGGTTGCTCGCAAGTTTCTAGCAACGGTGcaggtgcattttttttttcacccattGTTTCGTTTTCGCACTTTCACAAATTTCACACGCAGCAAAAGATTCGTAAAGGATTGTTCATTGTTGTTAAGACGCTGTTTGGCCAGCGAGGACGAGAGGGGCAGCGCTTCCAACTCTTCAACTCGTCTTCTTTTGGAGAAAATGATCTTCTCTTCAGAGATGTGACAGATAAAGTGGCTGTTCTGTCGGATGACATGGATGTCAGTCAGGTGCTGGGGCTGGATTATGTGGCACTGCTCAAAGGCCTCGGGCATGAAGGTGCTTACACATTGTTGTTCATTGTTTTATTCAGACCAGGCTGACTGTGATTTTTGTGACCTCACTGAAGGCCTTTCTGTGCAGGAAGTTCACTGGAGGACAGCGTTGTGCGGTGGTGCTGTATTAGCAATGCAGAGCAGAAGAAATGTGAGCAGTGGGCTCTCAGTATAAAGTCAGACCCGCTGGTGTGTGTTAGAGCCGTCTCACTCCGCGACTGTGTCGAGAAAATCAAGGCAAGTCTTTAAAGTAATATAAACCGCAGAATGTGCGATTGTTAAACTTTTTGATCGCACTTGGAAAAACAGTCATAATTTAAGATGAGACCTGTATTCTCTCCCAACATGACTGACACTGATGCTACAGAGGGACGAGGCGGACGCTGTCTCGCTGGATGCAACTCACTCTTTCATTGCAGGAAAATGTGGTCTTGTCCCTGTCGTCACAGAATATTATGGTATGGTGAGACTCAGTTTACACACAGcaaatttgtttatgtgttaggcaaaagtgtgaaaatacaGAGTTGAAATGACACTGctataaattaatttaactCAACAAAGATCACAGATTTCTATCTCTAGTGTTAcactcattttattcattttaagctTTAATAACTTTCTGTGAAAATTGGATCTTTCCCATATTTAGTTACTTTTTCCGTCGTGATATTTTAATTGAGGTAAATCAAGTTAAAGTTGACAAAATTTCTGCCTTTTGCTACCTTCTCATAATAGCCTTACTGCCTGTAGcacttaaaatcaaaaatagGTATTTGACACTGGAATGACACTGGAAGCTCCCAGGTAAAGACCATCTAAGTGgcttttcaatattttttgacACAAAATAATCATCTGATGACTGATTACATTAGCTGCGGTCCTTGCCTTCATTAATTAGAACAACGCTCTTTCcgctgtgtttctctctgactcacaGGAAGAGAATGTGTGCCTGCTGAAGGATCAACCCACTTGGAGACAGATGGTGATACATACAGTAATAAATAATACGCAATTAATGAGTCAGTGTGATTAATGCCTTCACACTGAAACCCCTCCCCCGCCCGCTCTGTTTCTCAGTGTTGCCCTCCGTGGTGGCTGTGGCAGTGGCAAAGCGCTCCAGCAGAAACATATTCATAGGGAACCTCGGAGGCCGTCGCTCCTGTCATGACCACATGTACAGCCCGGCAGGCTGGCTGCTGCCGTACAGACACACGTTAAGCCTGGAGCATAACAACAGCTCCCCCTGTGATCCAAACCAAGGTACTGTTATTCTCTCCTTTATATTTATACCGGAGGTCCTCTCCTTATAGGAACATcatgttttatctcttttctgtgtgctgtgcaaCCCCGTGTATTTGTCATCTGCCACTTTATGTTTTCTTAGTGTACAACGAGGTGTTTTGGAAAGGCTGTCTTCCCGGTTCTCAGGGGAATCTGTGTAAAGTGTGTATGGGAGGCACTGGAGAGGCTGCCACCAAACGCTGTGCTGACAACCACAATGAGCGTTACTATGGCAACATGGGGGCATTAAGGTATGCTCAGTGACTTACCTGAACTGGAGCTTTTTGATCACCGGCAACAGCTGATGTGTTAATTAGTTTGACAACTCGTGTTTCTATCCAGCTGACAAATTACCAGTAATTCACTTTGTTATTTCCTCTGCTTTGTTCTCCACCAGCTGAGGAAAATATCCAGCTCTTTAGCTCGTACATGCcccactatgttcaccagctggttGCTAACTTCAGTAAGAGCCACCTTTCACATAGAAGAAGTAATTTGCTccattgttaaaataaataatattgaTCATacctgttttaaaaaatatcaacagcaACACCTCCGAAAACAGAGTCCCCATTATTCTGGAtaatcaaaatacaaacaacaaaaaaaataaaagctaatgaAAATTGctctgcctccacctccactaTATTGATCCTTTACTCGTTATTCACAGGTGTCTGGTTGGAGATCCAAGTGGTAAAACCTACGGTGACGTGGCCTTCCTGGAACAGCACAACCTTCAGGCCAACATCCTCAGTGAGATACTCAGGACAAAGTTTtggcatgaacacacacacacacacactggttcaaacatgtactgtatgttttttatattacattatgCCTTTGTCATGCTGTACTACAGGTTTGAGTTCCACTGGCTGGGCAGAAGGTTGGACGTCATCAGACTTTGAGCTGCTGTGCGGCGATGGTCGTCGGGCTCCGTTGTCAGAGTGGGAGAGCTGCAACCTCGGAGTCATCCCACCGAACACCGTCATGACGCGGCCGGTTCTCACAGCACGAGTGTACGACTTCCTCATGAAGTCGCAGGTCAGCTTATGTGGCGATGTTCTGTTCTATGAACTGTGATAAATTTGCTTTATGGAACTGAATCAACTGGAAAATGAAGCCTGACTTCACAGGCCGCAGCTCTAGATGCAACCACATTACCAGCAAAAACTGTCGCCAAACATccgcttcttttttttcttctgaaatacTGACAGAAATCAGAACACGTGGTTAAACTATTACGTTTGTCATTCTGGTGGGTGTTTGCTCTCTTAAaatttcaggtttttttttaatcttacagGAGACTTTGGCAGCCAATCCAAACTCAGAGTTCAAGCTCTTTGAGTCTCAGCCATATGGAGAAAGTGATCTGCTGTTCAAAGATGCAACTCAGTGTTTTGTCCACACAAGCCACATGGACTACCGCTCCATCCTCGGAGAAGAGTTTTATCATCACGCAGAATCTGTCTTCAACTGCACACACTCTGGTATGACTATGATCAAATACAAGTAATTAAACCAGCCCTCACACATGTtgttaatgctaatgtttacatctgttttctttACAACAGATATCTTAGAGTTTTGTAATCAGGATGTGTGCAGCATATTTTAATGGACACACCCC encodes the following:
- the sxph gene encoding saxiphilin-like; the encoded protein is MRGLNAILLFFIFVCCIRAKKMRWCTVSDPEQRKCAELAKALVAVLPPAAVAAFAKLSCIRASSTTDCIDRIRANRADIVTLDAGEVYSAVKQFGLVVIAKEIYSDGGCILSVAVVRNSSLDIRSLRGLRSCHSGVRWTAGWSLPLGFLLSRNYLSWSKEQPLSQDVSTFFSASCIPGAAAMAPPLCALCQGQKSYIRQRNYHCETSHSEPFYSNQGALRCLRSGAGDVAFVDHLALESLEDSDRDEFRLLCTDGTQAPLSHYRNCNLGRGPGGGMVTRFNFRKVARKFLATVQTLFGQRGREGQRFQLFNSSSFGENDLLFRDVTDKVAVLSDDMDVSQVLGLDYVALLKGLGHEGSSLEDSVVRWCCISNAEQKKCEQWALSIKSDPLVCVRAVSLRDCVEKIKRDEADAVSLDATHSFIAGKCGLVPVVTEYYGRECVPAEGSTHLETDVLPSVVAVAVAKRSSRNIFIGNLGGRRSCHDHMYSPAGWLLPYRHTLSLEHNNSSPCDPNQVYNEVFWKGCLPGSQGNLCKVCMGGTGEAATKRCADNHNERYYGNMGALRCLVGDPSGKTYGDVAFLEQHNLQANILSLSSTGWAEGWTSSDFELLCGDGRRAPLSEWESCNLGVIPPNTVMTRPVLTARVYDFLMKSQETLAANPNSEFKLFESQPYGESDLLFKDATQCFVHTSHMDYRSILGEEFYHHAESVFNCTHSDILEFCNQDVCSIF